TCGAGGAGCGTGCGGACGCGAGGCCAGTCGTCCGAGCCGGCCTCCGCGCGAGCGGCGAGGAGCCGCGCCTCGGGGGCGAGGCGGGCCGGCTCGTCCGTGTAGGGCCGCAGGAGGCGGACCGCACGCTGGGGGCGGTCCGTGTCGAGGAACGCCGCGGCCTCCGCCAGGACGTCGGGGCTGAGGGACGTCACGTCAGCGGCGACCGGTCCGGTGCCGTCTGGCTCATCGGCGCCCGCCCCGTCGGCGCGACACCCGGCGGCGAGGGCCACGAGCAGGCCCAGCGTGAGGCCGAGAGCGAACAAGGAGCGGGGAGAGTCGGTCATGGGCTGCCAATGCCGCCCGCCGCTCGGCGGTTGCACCGGCGAGACTTCGGAGGGCGCCGGTTCAGGGGATCCCGGGACTCCTCCGCCTCGGCGCCGAGGCGGGGCTACCCGCGGTCCCCGATCCACGCGCCGGGCACGGCCACCAGCCGGAAGCGCCAGATCCGGTAGCCGTCGGCGCCCGTGTCCGCGACATAGTCCTCGACCGTGTAGAGGCCGTCGTAGCGGTAGCCGGCCTCGGGCGGGCGCCACACGCCGCGCCCGACGCCGCGGCTCAGGCGGACCGGGAGGCGCCGCCGGGCGCTCTCCGCCAGCGCGAGGTTCGACCGCGTCAGCGACTGGTCGCCGATCTGGCGGCCCGTCCGCGGATGCCGCGCGCCGGAGCCCGTGTAGAGGACGGTCGCCCCGCGGTCTTCGTCGTCGACGAACGCGCAGTTGAGGATGATCGACTCGGCGCCTTCGGTCGCGCGCCCGCAGATGCCGGCCCGGCGCGGCCGGTGGACGCCGGCGACCGACAGGGCGATGCGGTCGTCGAACAGGGTGCCGATGGGGACGCCGGGGACGGGGCCGAACACGTGTGTGGGGAGCCTGAGGGGGGGCGACGCCGTACGGGGTGAGTTCCGACTGGGCTCCCCGCCCCACCCCATGCCCACGTTCCCGTCCGTCGAGGTCGCGCTCGACGCGCTCCAGACGCGCGCCGACGACCTCGAGCGCCAGCTCGCCGAGGCTCGCCGAGGCGGCGACGTCGAGTCGGCGCTGGACCGGGTCTGGACGCGGGCGCTCGCGCTCGACCACAGCGACGAGACGCTCGGCGTGGCCGTCGCCGTGTTCGACGCGCTCCGCGAGCTCGGGCTGCCGGTCCTCCAGATCGGCCTGAGCGGCCAGCCCGACGGCGGCGAGGCCCCCGTATGGACCGCCGGTGTCGACGCCGATGACGCGCCACGAGCGTCGCACCACGTGACGGCCACGACGGGGCACCCCGTCCTCGCCGCCGCGTTCGCCGCCGACCGCGCCGACGGGCCCGTCGTCGAGCCGCTCGGGCGGACCGCCTTCGAGACCTACCTGCGCGCGTCGCTCGCACCCTACCCCGCGACCTACGCCGACCGCGTCGTCGCCCGCTCGCCGCGCGCCGCGACAGTCTACGTCGTCGCCATCCCGGCCGGGGCCCGGCAGAGCGGCCCGCTCCTCGCCCTGTTTTGGGAGCGGCCCACCGACGACGCGCTCCGCGTCCTGGAACGGTTCGCCGTCCTGTTCGGCCTGGCCTACGCCCGCCACCAGGACCTCCAGCGCGCCGAGGCCGAGGCCCGGACCTCCCGCATCGACGCCGCCGCCGAGCGCGTGCGCGCGCAGGCCCTCGCGATGCGCCGGAGCGACGACCTCGACGGGGCCGCCGCGGCCGTGTTCGACGGGCTCGCCGCGCTCGGCGTCCCCGCCCGCCGCGCCACCCTCGCCGTCGTCGACGCCGAGAGCCGGGAGACGACCTACTGGTCCTCCGCCGCCCCGGACGCCCCGACGACGGCCCACGTCACGACCATCGAGGGCCACCCGTTCTACGACGCCCTCTGGGTGGCGTGGCGCCGCCAGCGGAGCCTGTCGTACATCCTCGAGGGCGACGAGCTCGAGGCCTACCGGGCCCGCCTCGGTGAGATCCGGGCCGACCTCCTCGACGCCCATCCCGAGCGCGAGCGGGAGTACGTCCACGCCGTTGCCGCCCCGAGCGGCGTCCTCGTGGCGTTCTCCTCGCGGCCGTTCTCCGAGGACACCGTCGAGGTGATGGAGCGGCTGGTCGGCGCGTTCCAGGTCGCCATCGAGCGGGCGGAGGGGCTCCGCGAGGCGGAGGCGCGGGCCCGCGAAGCCGAGATCGGCGCGTCCGTCGACCGCGTCCGCGCCGAGATCGCCTCGATGCGGACGACCGACGACCTCGACCGCGTGACGCCGCTCGTGTGGCAGGAGCTGACGGCCCTCGGCGTCCGGTTCTTCCGCTGCGCCGTGCTCATCGTCGACGCCGAAGCCGAGGTGCTCCGCGTTTACCTCGCCACGCCCGACGGCGAGCCGCTGGCCGCGATCGACCTCCCGTTCGGTGGGCACCCGTTCGTCGAGACCATCGTGGCCCACTGGCGGGACGAGCGCGTGCTCTCCGGGGCCTGGGCGCCCGACGAGGTCGAGAGCTGGGTCGCGTTCCTGGAGTCGAACGGGCTCGACGCCGAGACGGCCCGGTCCTTCGCCGACCCCTCGGAGTCGCTCGCCCTCCACTTCGCCCCGTTCGCCCAGGGCCTCCTGTTCGTCGGCGGCGCCGCGGCGCTCCCACCCGACGACGGCGCCGCCGTGCAGGCCCTCGCCGACGCGCTCGAGGTGGCCTACGCCCGCTACGACGACTTCCAGCGGCTCGACGCCCGGACGCGCGAGGTCGAGGCGGCCCTCGCCGACCTCCGTGCGGCCCAAGAACGGCTCGTCCAGTCCGAGAAGCTGGCGTCGCTGGGCCAGCTCACGGCCGGGATCGCCCACGAGATCAAGAACCCGCTCAACTTCGTCAACAACTTCGCCTCGCTCTCGCGCGACCTCGCGACCGAGTTGGCGGCCGAGCTCGACGCCGAGGCGCCCGACGCCGACCTCGTCGCCGAGATCCTCGACGACCTCCGCCAGAACGCCCAGCGGATCGAGCAGCACGGCCGTCGCGCCGACGCCATCGTCCGCGGGATGATGCAGCACGCGCGCGCCGGCCAGGGCGAGCGCGCGCCGGCCGACCTCAACGCGCTCGTCGGCGAACACGCGAACCTGGCCTACCACGGCCGCCGCGCCCAGACCTCCGACTTCGACGCGGCCCTCCAGATTGACCTCGGCGACGACGTGGGCCAGGTCGACGTCGTCGCCCAAGACCTCGGCCGGGTCGTCCTCAACCTCGTCACGAACGCGTTCGACGCCGTCACGGCCCGCGCCCAGGCCGAGGCCCCGGGGTACCAGCCGACCGTCCGCGTCACGACGCGACGGGCCGGCGCGACCGTCGAGATCACCGTCGAGGACAACGGGACGGGCATCCCCGAGGACGTCCGGCGGCGCGTGTTCGAGCCGTTCTACACGACGAAGCCGGCCGGCAAGGGCACCGGCCTCGGCCTCTCGATGAGCCACGACATCGTGGAGCAGGGCCACGGTGGCTCGCTCGACGTTGAGAGCACCGAGGGCGAGGGGACGGCGTTCGTCATCACGCTCCCCGCCTGAGCCTGCCCGCCTGAGCCTGCCCGCCTCGGCGCCGAGGCGGGCAGGCTCAGGCGGGCAGAGCCGGAGGCGGCGGTCAGTCGCCCGTGCCGACCCAGACGCGGAGGAGCGACACGAGCTGGTCGACGTTGACCGGCTTCGTGAGGTAGTCGCTGGCGCCGGCCGCAAGGCACTTCTCGCGATCGCCCTTCATCGCCTTCGCCGTGACGGCGATGATCGGGAGGTCGCGGAATCGGTCGATCTCGCGGATCGCGCGCGTCGTCTGGTACCCGTCCATGCCGGGCATCATGATGTCCATGAGCACGACGTCGACGTCGCCGGCCTCCTCCAGCGTCGCGATCCCATCGCGGCCGTTCTCGGCGTAGACCACGTCCATCTTGTGCTCCTCGAGGAGGCTCTGGAGCGCGAAGATGTTGCGGACGTCGTCGTCGACGATGAGCACCTTCTGGCCGGCGAGCGTGGCCTCGGGCCGGTGGCGCCGGGCGAGCCGCTCGCGCTGGGCGTCCGAGAGACGGCGCTCGTCGCGGTGGAGGTAGAGCGCGGTCTCGTCGAGGAGCCGATCGAAGGCCCCGACGTCCTTGACGATGACGGCCTCGGCGAGCGCGCCCAGTCGCTGAGCCTCGCCCTCTTCGAGGTCCCGCCCGGTGTGGACGACGAGGGGGAGCTCCGTCTGCCCGAGCTCGCCGCGGACGTGCTCGATAAAGTCGAGCCCGCCCATGTCCGGCAGGCCGAGGTCGACCACGACGCAGTCGAACGACCCACCGCCGAGGGCCTCGATCCCCTCGCGCCCGCTCCCGACGGCGACCACCTCGACGTCCTCGCCGCCGACGAGCTCTTCCACGAGCCGGCGCTGCGTCTCGTCGTCCTCGATCACGAGGAGCCGTTTGACGGGCCGCCCGGCGAGGTCGCCGGCCCGGTCGATCCCGGCGCTGACGGCCGCGCGCTCGACCGGCTTCTGGAGCGGGGCCAGGGCCCCCTTCCGCTCGCGGCGCGGGAGCGCGTCCGAGACGGAGACGATCTGGACCGGGATGTGCCGCGTCTCGGGCCGGCTCTTGAGCCGGTCGAGGAGCGTGAGCCCGTGCATCCCGGGGAGGTGCATGTCGAGCGTGATCGCGGCCGGGCCGTAGCGGCGGACGGCGTCGAGCGCGCCCTCGGCGTGCTCCTCGACGACGGCCTTGAACCCCTTCTCTTGCGCGATCTCGACGAGGATGCCCGCGAACGCTGGGTCGTCCTCGACGATGAGGAGCACGCTGTCGTCGGGGCCGATGGCGTCGCGGTCGTCGGCGACGTGGCGCGGGAGCGCGCGGAGCGTCGCGACCTCGACCGCGTCGTCGCCGGGCTGGGCGGTCGCCGGGCTCACCCCGTCGGACGAGGCGGGCTCGGTCGCCCGGGACGTCGGCTCGTCCGGAGCCTCCCTTCCGGCCGATGGCGCCGCCGGGGCGTCGGTGGGCTCGTCGGAGCCGCCGGCCTCGGGCTGGCTGACCCCGTCCGCCTCGGCGGGGTCCTCCGGGGTCTCATTCGGGCCGTCGGGCGCGGGGCCGGCCACGCCGTCGCCCATGGCCGCGGCCACGGCGCCGTCGACCGTGTCGTCGTCACCGGCCTCCGCGCCGCGCGCGAACGTCGGCGCGGTGTAGGCCACGGGGAGGTAGAGCGTGAAGGTGCTCCCCTCGCCCGGCGTGCTCGTCAGGTGGATCTCGCCGCCCAGCAGCCGGGCGATCTCGCGGCTGATCGACAGCCCGAGCCCGGTCCCGCCGTAGGTCCGGTCGACCGAGCCGTCGGCCTGCTGGAACGCCTCGAAGATGACCCGCTGCTTGTCGGGCTCGATCCCGATGCCGGTGTCCTCGACAGCGAACCCGACGACGCGGTCTGCCGCCCGGAGCCCGGCCGTCCGGAAGCGGACGCCGTCGGCCGGCGCCACGCGGAGCGCGACCGAGCCCTCGTGCGTGAACTTGAACGCGTTCGACAGGAGGTTCTTGAGGACCTGCTGGAGCCGCTTCGGGTCGGTCTCGATGCTGGCCGGCGCGCCGTCGGCGACGGCGATCTCGAAGGCCAGCCCGCGGTCGTTGGCGACCTCGCGGAAGGTCCGGTCGGTCTCGTCGGCCACGTCGCCGAGGCGGAGGCGCTCGACCTCGACCGGCATCGCGCCGGACTCGATCTTCGAGAGGTCGAGGATCTCGTTGATCAGCCCCAGGAGGTCGCTCCCCGACGAGTGGATCGTCTCGGCGTACTCGACCTGCTTCGGCGTGAGGACGCCGGCCGGGTTCTCGGCGAGCATCCGGCTGAGGATGAGCATCGAGTTGAGCGGCGTCCGGAGTTCGTGGCTCATGTTGGCCAGGAACTCGCTCTTGTACTTCGAGGTGAGCGCGAGCTGCTCGGCCTTGTCCTCGAGCGCCGCGCGGGCCTGCTCGATCTCGGCGTTCTTCCGCTCGACCTCGGCGTTCTGGTCGGCCAGCTGGCGGGCCTTCTGCTCGAGCTCGACGTTCGTGCCCTGGAGCTCGTCCTGCTGCTCGCGGAGGAGCTCCTCGGACTCGCGGAGGCTGCGGGCCTGCTCTTCGAGCCGCCGGTTCGTCTGCTGGAGCTCCTCCTGCTGGCTCTGGAGCTCCTGCGTGAGGCCCTGCGACTGCGAGAGCAGCGTCTCCGTCCGCATGTTGGCCTCGATCGAGTTGAGGACGATCCCGATCGACTCGGTCAACTGGTCGAGGAACGTGAGGTGGTTCTTGTTGAACCGGTGGAACGAGGCCAGTTCGAGGACGGCCTTGACCTCGCCCTCGAACAGGACCGGCAGCACCACGATGTTGCGCGGCGGCGCGGCGCCGAGCCCGGAGTTGATCTGGACGTAGTCGTCGGGGACGTCGGTGATGAGGATCCGCTCCTTCTCGAGGGCGCACTGCCCGACGAGCCCCTCGCCGACCTGGAACCGGTTGCTGATCCCGCGGCGCTCGCGGTAGGCGTAGGTCGCGACGAGCTTGAGCGTGGCCTCGGACTCGGGCTCCCCCGGGTCGCGCTCGGCCGTGTAGAACGCCCCGTGCTGCATGTCGACGAGCGGTGCCAGCTCGGAGAGGATCATCTTCGAGACCGTGTGGAGCTCCTTCTGGCCCTGGAGGAGCTGCGTGAACTTGGTCAGGCTCGTCTTGAGCCAGTCCTGCTCCTGGTTTTTCCGCGTCGTGTCCTTGAGGTTGCGGATCATCTCGTTGACGTTGTCCTTGAGATCCGCGACTTCGCCGGCCGCCTCGACGGTGATCTTCTTGGACAGGTCGCCCGCGGCCACGGCCGTCGTGACCTCGGTGATCGCGCGGACCTGCGTCGTGAGGTTCGCCGCGAGCCGGTTCACGTTGTCGGTCAGGTCGCGCCACGTGCCGCTCGCCCCCGGGACCTCGGCCTGCCCGCCGAGCTGGCCCTCGACGCCCACCTCGCGGGCGACGGTCGTCACCTGGTCGGCGAACGTCGCGAGCGTGTCGATCATGGCGTTGATCGTGTCGCGGAGCTCGGCGATCTCGCCCTGCGCCTCGACCTGGAGCTTCTGGTCGAGGTTGCCCCGCGCGACGGCCGTCACGACCGCCGCGATCCCGCGGACCTGCGTCGTGAGGTTGTCGGCCATCGAGTTCACGTTGTCCGTCAGGTCCTTCCACGTCCCGCTGACGCCCGGGACCTGCGCCTGCCCACCGAGCTCGCCCTCCGTCCCGACCTCCCTGGCCACGCGCGTGACCTCCGAGGCGAAGCTCTGGAGCTGGTCCACCATCGTGTTGATGGTCCCCTTCAGCTCGGCGATCTCGCCCTGGACCTCGACGGTGATCTTCTTCGACAGGTCGCCGTTGGCGACGGCCGTGGTCACCTCGGCGATGTTCCGGACCTGCGTGGTCAGGTTGTTCGCCATCGAGTTGACGTTGTCGGTCAGCTCCTTCCACGTGCCGCTCACACCCGGCACCTTGGCCTGCCCGCCGAGCTCGCCCTCCGTGCCCACCTCGCGGGCCACCCGCGTGACCTCCGACGCGAACGAGCTCAGCTGGTCGACCATCGTGTTGATGGTGTTCTTCAGCTCCAGGATCTCGCCCTTGACGTCGACGGTGATCTTCTTGGACAGGTCGCCGTTCGCGACGGCCGTCGTGACCTCAGCGATGGCGCGGACCTGGGTCGTCAGGTCGCCGGCCATGTAGTTGACGTTGTCGGTCAGGTCCTTCCACGTCCCGGAGACGCCCTCGACCTCGGCCTGCCCGCCCAGCTTGCCCTCTGTCCCCACCTCCCGCGCCACACGGGTCACCTCGGAGGCGAACGACGAGAGTTGGTCGACCATCGTGTTGATCGTGCTCTTGAGCTCGAGGATCTCGCCGCGGACCTCGACGGTGATCTTCTTCGACAGGTCGCCGTTGGCGACGGCCGTGGTCACCTCGGCGATGTTCCGGACCTGCGTCGTCAGGTTGTCGGCCATCGAGTTCACGTTGTCGGTCAGGTCCTTCCACGTGCCGCTGACACCCGGGACCTCGGCCTGCCCACCGAGCTGCCCCTCCGTGCCGACCTCCCGCGCCACACGTGTGACCTCCGAGGCGAACGACGAGAGCTGGTCGACCATCCGGTTGATCGTCGTCTTGAGCTCGGCGATCTCGCCCTGGACCTCGACGGTGATCTTCTTGCCGAGGTCGCCATTCGCGACGGCCGTCGTGACCTCGGCGATGTTCCGGACCTGGGCCGTGAGGTTGTCGGCCATCGAGTTCACGTTGTCCGTCAGGTCCTTCCACGTCCCGGACACGCCGGGCACCCGGGCCTGGCCGCCCAGCTTCCCCTCGGTGCCCACCTCGCGGGCGACGCGCGTGACCTCGTCGGCGAACGACGAGAGCTGGTCGACCATCGTGTTGACCATTTTGGCCGTCCGCAGGAACTCGCCGCGGATCGGGCGGCCCTCCGACTCGAGGTCGACCTGCTGCGAGAGGTCGCCCTTGGCGACGGCGCCGATGACCCGCTCGACCTCGGCGACGGGCTGCCCGAGGTCGACGATCAGCTCGTTGACGCAGCCGACCATGCTCCGCCACTCGCCGGACGCGCCGGGGAGGGCGGCCCGCTCGGCCAGCCGCCCCTTCTTACCGACCTCGTCGCGGACGCGGACCAGTTCGGCCGCCATCTCCTCATTCTGCGCGATGATGGCGTTGAGCGTGTCGGCCACGCGGCCTACGGCCCCGCCCTGCTCGACAAGGAGGCGGACCGAGAAGTCGCCTCGCTGAACGGCGGAGAGGACCGCCAAGAGGTCGCGGGCACTCAGGTCGCAGAGACCGCCGTCGGAGTCTGCCGCTGAGCCCGTGTCGGGCGTGGACGGCGAGGCGGAGTCGGCGGGACGCGCCGACGCTTTCGAGGAAGCCATGCGGGGAAGGGAAGGCCAGGGGTACCCCGCCATCTCATCGCCGGCGGGGCGGCCTCCCTACTCCCGAACCGGGCATATGTGCCCCAGAGGTGTTCAAGTGCCCCGCGAGTCCACCACCGCCCCCGTTCCGTGTGGCCGGCACGCACATCCCCACCCAACGGGTCAACTCATCCGACCCGGTCCGCCTCGGCGTCGAGGCGGGCGGAGCGAGCCCTACAGCCGCTCTTTCCGCTCCAGGTAGAGCGCGCGGCTGAGCATCACCGCCGCCTGGGCCGTCTGGTCCGTGAACCAGTAGTTGACGCCCGCCCCGACGGCCGCCCCCGCGATCGGGATCGACTGGGCCAGCTTCTGCGCCCCGAGGTTCTTGGCGATCTCGCGCGGGACGTGCCCGAGCTGCTCGCGGAGCGTCCCCTGCGCCTTCCGCCCGCGGTAGCCGCCGCCGTCGATGGCCGCCGCGGCGACCGCCAGTTCACGGAGCGCGTCCGACTTGGCCTCGCGGCTACCCGAGGCGGCCACGTTGAAGATGTTGACCACGAGCGGCGTGTAGCCGGGCCCCTTGAGCGGGAAGCCGTAGGCCGCCGCGATCTGCTGGATCAGCCGGAAGTTGATCGTGAACAGGACCGGGATGTCGGCCGCCAGCAGGA
This sequence is a window from Rubrivirga marina. Protein-coding genes within it:
- a CDS encoding YDG/SRA domain-containing protein, translating into MFGPVPGVPIGTLFDDRIALSVAGVHRPRRAGICGRATEGAESIILNCAFVDDEDRGATVLYTGSGARHPRTGRQIGDQSLTRSNLALAESARRRLPVRLSRGVGRGVWRPPEAGYRYDGLYTVEDYVADTGADGYRIWRFRLVAVPGAWIGDRG
- a CDS encoding EcsC family protein, which translates into the protein MPSTMRLTEYERTAQREIDRWERGETLFQQALGFAMRPVDWAFEQFVPESVTDKLTDALTQALSSLNDASAWTYDEDDVLGKAAEVGIDVETVAALRDQPLDQLDALAKQYASQNSVLAALSGGGAGLGGALLLAADIPVLFTINFRLIQQIAAAYGFPLKGPGYTPLVVNIFNVAASGSREAKSDALRELAVAAAAIDGGGYRGRKAQGTLREQLGHVPREIAKNLGAQKLAQSIPIAGAAVGAGVNYWFTDQTAQAAVMLSRALYLERKERL
- a CDS encoding response regulator; this translates as MASSKASARPADSASPSTPDTGSAADSDGGLCDLSARDLLAVLSAVQRGDFSVRLLVEQGGAVGRVADTLNAIIAQNEEMAAELVRVRDEVGKKGRLAERAALPGASGEWRSMVGCVNELIVDLGQPVAEVERVIGAVAKGDLSQQVDLESEGRPIRGEFLRTAKMVNTMVDQLSSFADEVTRVAREVGTEGKLGGQARVPGVSGTWKDLTDNVNSMADNLTAQVRNIAEVTTAVANGDLGKKITVEVQGEIAELKTTINRMVDQLSSFASEVTRVAREVGTEGQLGGQAEVPGVSGTWKDLTDNVNSMADNLTTQVRNIAEVTTAVANGDLSKKITVEVRGEILELKSTINTMVDQLSSFASEVTRVAREVGTEGKLGGQAEVEGVSGTWKDLTDNVNYMAGDLTTQVRAIAEVTTAVANGDLSKKITVDVKGEILELKNTINTMVDQLSSFASEVTRVAREVGTEGELGGQAKVPGVSGTWKELTDNVNSMANNLTTQVRNIAEVTTAVANGDLSKKITVEVQGEIAELKGTINTMVDQLQSFASEVTRVAREVGTEGELGGQAQVPGVSGTWKDLTDNVNSMADNLTTQVRGIAAVVTAVARGNLDQKLQVEAQGEIAELRDTINAMIDTLATFADQVTTVAREVGVEGQLGGQAEVPGASGTWRDLTDNVNRLAANLTTQVRAITEVTTAVAAGDLSKKITVEAAGEVADLKDNVNEMIRNLKDTTRKNQEQDWLKTSLTKFTQLLQGQKELHTVSKMILSELAPLVDMQHGAFYTAERDPGEPESEATLKLVATYAYRERRGISNRFQVGEGLVGQCALEKERILITDVPDDYVQINSGLGAAPPRNIVVLPVLFEGEVKAVLELASFHRFNKNHLTFLDQLTESIGIVLNSIEANMRTETLLSQSQGLTQELQSQQEELQQTNRRLEEQARSLRESEELLREQQDELQGTNVELEQKARQLADQNAEVERKNAEIEQARAALEDKAEQLALTSKYKSEFLANMSHELRTPLNSMLILSRMLAENPAGVLTPKQVEYAETIHSSGSDLLGLINEILDLSKIESGAMPVEVERLRLGDVADETDRTFREVANDRGLAFEIAVADGAPASIETDPKRLQQVLKNLLSNAFKFTHEGSVALRVAPADGVRFRTAGLRAADRVVGFAVEDTGIGIEPDKQRVIFEAFQQADGSVDRTYGGTGLGLSISREIARLLGGEIHLTSTPGEGSTFTLYLPVAYTAPTFARGAEAGDDDTVDGAVAAAMGDGVAGPAPDGPNETPEDPAEADGVSQPEAGGSDEPTDAPAAPSAGREAPDEPTSRATEPASSDGVSPATAQPGDDAVEVATLRALPRHVADDRDAIGPDDSVLLIVEDDPAFAGILVEIAQEKGFKAVVEEHAEGALDAVRRYGPAAITLDMHLPGMHGLTLLDRLKSRPETRHIPVQIVSVSDALPRRERKGALAPLQKPVERAAVSAGIDRAGDLAGRPVKRLLVIEDDETQRRLVEELVGGEDVEVVAVGSGREGIEALGGGSFDCVVVDLGLPDMGGLDFIEHVRGELGQTELPLVVHTGRDLEEGEAQRLGALAEAVIVKDVGAFDRLLDETALYLHRDERRLSDAQRERLARRHRPEATLAGQKVLIVDDDVRNIFALQSLLEEHKMDVVYAENGRDGIATLEEAGDVDVVLMDIMMPGMDGYQTTRAIREIDRFRDLPIIAVTAKAMKGDREKCLAAGASDYLTKPVNVDQLVSLLRVWVGTGD
- a CDS encoding sensor histidine kinase, producing MPTFPSVEVALDALQTRADDLERQLAEARRGGDVESALDRVWTRALALDHSDETLGVAVAVFDALRELGLPVLQIGLSGQPDGGEAPVWTAGVDADDAPRASHHVTATTGHPVLAAAFAADRADGPVVEPLGRTAFETYLRASLAPYPATYADRVVARSPRAATVYVVAIPAGARQSGPLLALFWERPTDDALRVLERFAVLFGLAYARHQDLQRAEAEARTSRIDAAAERVRAQALAMRRSDDLDGAAAAVFDGLAALGVPARRATLAVVDAESRETTYWSSAAPDAPTTAHVTTIEGHPFYDALWVAWRRQRSLSYILEGDELEAYRARLGEIRADLLDAHPEREREYVHAVAAPSGVLVAFSSRPFSEDTVEVMERLVGAFQVAIERAEGLREAEARAREAEIGASVDRVRAEIASMRTTDDLDRVTPLVWQELTALGVRFFRCAVLIVDAEAEVLRVYLATPDGEPLAAIDLPFGGHPFVETIVAHWRDERVLSGAWAPDEVESWVAFLESNGLDAETARSFADPSESLALHFAPFAQGLLFVGGAAALPPDDGAAVQALADALEVAYARYDDFQRLDARTREVEAALADLRAAQERLVQSEKLASLGQLTAGIAHEIKNPLNFVNNFASLSRDLATELAAELDAEAPDADLVAEILDDLRQNAQRIEQHGRRADAIVRGMMQHARAGQGERAPADLNALVGEHANLAYHGRRAQTSDFDAALQIDLGDDVGQVDVVAQDLGRVVLNLVTNAFDAVTARAQAEAPGYQPTVRVTTRRAGATVEITVEDNGTGIPEDVRRRVFEPFYTTKPAGKGTGLGLSMSHDIVEQGHGGSLDVESTEGEGTAFVITLPA